A region from the Myxococcus virescens genome encodes:
- a CDS encoding NUDIX hydrolase: MTARHPWEGDVRARLHERVRERGFDSLTAFAEAHPAVPFHILADELGEDDVAAVQVFCGLLAEAEQGRRVTRLVRDVLVRELSDDFPDGWPTEMDDEVRIDVAIVLGRWSGYTPETHQERVERASSALLAGPPPPGWRPLGPDDALLRTLLPDDES, from the coding sequence ATGACCGCCCGGCATCCGTGGGAGGGCGATGTGAGAGCCCGCCTACATGAGAGGGTCCGTGAACGTGGTTTCGACTCGCTCACCGCCTTTGCTGAGGCTCACCCTGCCGTTCCGTTTCATATTCTGGCTGACGAGCTTGGTGAAGACGATGTCGCTGCGGTGCAGGTGTTCTGCGGGTTGCTCGCTGAGGCCGAGCAGGGTAGGCGGGTCACACGTCTCGTTCGTGATGTGCTCGTGCGCGAGTTGTCCGACGACTTCCCTGATGGATGGCCGACCGAGATGGACGACGAAGTCCGCATAGACGTTGCCATAGTGCTCGGTCGATGGAGTGGCTACACGCCGGAAACTCACCAGGAGCGCGTAGAGCGAGCCAGCAGTGCTCTCCTTGCGGGGCCGCCGCCCCCTGGCTGGCGCCCACTCGGACCTGACGATGCTCTTCTCCGGACGCTCCTTCCCGACGACGAATCCTGA
- a CDS encoding protein kinase domain-containing protein — protein sequence MSNPSDSRLAGSLSRLSGWLATTLPRPQGEVLYSAPEMLLGEVVDVRADVFSLGLTLLEFATGRHLYDPGHVRIEEVESRMSKAEREQAFSASIASVVTALPEFAEDASWCAMAFRSDDVEQAARGLSIPLRDILHTMLRRSPAERFGTSAELEVILRAQLARLEPYVREDALGEIQRALADASEGLWDFEVPSDEGGMTPPVTTEQGGYEPTTESPSPHGGAHRASAGALHPDEVPTEPGAGPRRALTKQPTV from the coding sequence ATGTCCAATCCGTCTGACTCTCGGCTTGCCGGGAGCCTTTCTCGTCTCTCGGGGTGGCTGGCCACGACCCTGCCGCGCCCCCAAGGCGAAGTCCTCTACTCGGCACCGGAGATGTTGCTGGGCGAGGTGGTGGACGTGCGGGCCGACGTGTTCTCCCTGGGGCTGACGCTATTGGAGTTCGCCACAGGCCGCCACTTGTACGATCCGGGTCATGTTCGCATCGAAGAGGTGGAGTCGCGGATGTCGAAGGCGGAGCGGGAACAGGCCTTCTCTGCCTCCATCGCGTCCGTGGTGACGGCGTTGCCCGAGTTCGCGGAAGACGCCAGCTGGTGTGCCATGGCCTTCCGCTCCGACGACGTCGAGCAGGCCGCGCGAGGGCTCTCCATTCCCCTGCGGGACATCCTCCACACGATGCTGCGTAGAAGTCCCGCCGAACGCTTCGGGACTTCCGCTGAACTGGAGGTCATCTTGCGTGCCCAGTTGGCGCGGCTCGAGCCCTACGTGCGCGAGGATGCCTTGGGAGAGATTCAGCGGGCGCTCGCGGACGCCAGCGAAGGGCTCTGGGACTTCGAGGTGCCCAGCGATGAGGGAGGCATGACGCCCCCTGTCACTACGGAGCAGGGCGGCTACGAGCCCACGACGGAATCTCCATCACCTCATGGGGGCGCACATCGCGCGTCGGCGGGCGCTCTCCACCCGGACGAAGTGCCAACGGAGCCCGGTGCAGGCCCCCGGCGCGCGTTGACGAAGCAGCCGACCGTTTAA
- a CDS encoding DUF2380 domain-containing protein, giving the protein MELGILQMTGPRLQAAMFGTLLLATWVDFLQLADALLRDCPMCGSEKLFADLHRVQGKLTPTLADLSSGDAERIEAAATAMPVLMGELTHEFDTIRREARSAMEVGGKVVVAAQVMELLALISTLNMSLPRPPPAAPGTLGVGLVMSSGGVMAGSRLVVSAEWVEMMRRLVQAGVISLPAVSAAVRIHGGQVLMAQSNQDLPESVREALGDSPEVRGMKVTGKVGAGMSDAPKHHVLPQEHREWFERRGFKGDMDIDNFCVRLNQAHHEAIHGGGHWKLGRTWPGEWNQLLMRELLNAEARAGRMLPQQAILKLVAKQMKDYKIPMNFTSWRGQ; this is encoded by the coding sequence ATGGAGCTGGGCATCCTCCAGATGACCGGGCCCCGGCTCCAGGCCGCGATGTTCGGAACCCTGCTGCTGGCCACGTGGGTGGACTTCCTGCAACTCGCTGATGCGTTGCTCCGCGACTGCCCCATGTGCGGTTCCGAAAAGCTGTTCGCGGACCTGCATCGAGTTCAAGGCAAGCTGACTCCGACGCTGGCGGACCTCTCATCTGGGGACGCGGAGCGGATAGAGGCGGCGGCGACCGCGATGCCCGTGCTGATGGGGGAGCTGACCCACGAGTTCGACACGATTCGTCGGGAAGCACGCTCGGCCATGGAGGTGGGCGGCAAAGTCGTCGTGGCGGCGCAGGTGATGGAGCTGCTCGCCCTGATTTCCACGCTGAATATGTCACTCCCCCGGCCACCCCCAGCCGCCCCCGGGACGCTCGGTGTGGGGCTCGTCATGAGTTCAGGGGGCGTCATGGCGGGCTCGCGGCTTGTCGTCTCGGCGGAGTGGGTGGAGATGATGCGAAGGCTGGTTCAGGCGGGCGTCATCTCCCTCCCCGCCGTCAGCGCCGCAGTCCGCATCCATGGTGGGCAGGTGCTGATGGCCCAGTCGAACCAAGACTTGCCCGAGAGCGTGCGTGAAGCGCTGGGGGATAGTCCCGAAGTGCGCGGTATGAAGGTGACGGGCAAGGTCGGTGCGGGCATGTCCGACGCACCGAAGCATCACGTCCTGCCGCAAGAGCACCGGGAGTGGTTCGAGCGGCGCGGCTTCAAGGGTGACATGGACATCGACAACTTCTGCGTTCGTTTGAATCAGGCCCACCACGAGGCGATTCATGGAGGGGGGCACTGGAAGCTCGGGCGCACATGGCCCGGAGAATGGAACCAACTTCTTATGCGCGAATTGCTCAATGCCGAGGCACGCGCCGGCCGGATGTTGCCGCAGCAGGCCATCCTGAAGCTCGTTGCCAAGCAAATGAAGGACTATAAGATCCCAATGAACTTCACCTCCTGGAGAGGCCAATGA
- a CDS encoding ankyrin repeat domain-containing protein — protein MKLDKPENLFAAIEQCDVFAVEDLLAKGADPDEVDLDGYQATPLAYACSHGDEATVRALLDAKATPDAAAFQPPLVAATEHGFAALVSLLVKAGADVNAGDETGASALWTAAANGFADIARCLVEAGADREQANNDGKLPSIVALENGHAALSNYLSDPASYPATHSFWRGSKKLARQAAEARRAQVVDRATGKDVRGAAAAEPEWTFSVGIARSQWATQDFPSVAAAGNVELVGRMLDAGLDPDWTQFKGNPTALMLAARSGERGAVDLLLARRAKVNHRTDKGLTALHMALFKPSARVHGPIIRSLLAAGADPNVPDDEGQRPLQRALAHAMPVLVQVLLEAGADPFIRDRAGRMPADWAPTDGKHADTIRKLLETARKGRTDD, from the coding sequence ATGAAGCTCGACAAGCCCGAGAACCTGTTCGCTGCCATCGAGCAGTGCGATGTCTTTGCGGTGGAGGACCTGCTGGCCAAAGGGGCCGACCCCGATGAAGTCGACCTCGACGGCTACCAGGCCACGCCGTTGGCGTACGCCTGCAGTCACGGTGACGAGGCTACCGTGCGCGCGCTGCTGGACGCGAAGGCCACCCCGGATGCAGCGGCCTTCCAGCCGCCGCTGGTCGCGGCCACTGAGCATGGCTTTGCCGCTCTTGTGAGCTTGCTGGTGAAGGCCGGCGCGGATGTGAACGCGGGGGACGAAACCGGCGCCAGCGCGCTGTGGACGGCCGCCGCGAATGGCTTTGCCGACATCGCACGATGCCTGGTGGAAGCCGGCGCGGATCGCGAGCAGGCGAACAATGACGGCAAGTTGCCCTCCATCGTGGCGTTGGAGAATGGTCACGCCGCGCTGTCGAACTACCTGAGCGATCCGGCGAGCTACCCGGCCACGCATTCCTTCTGGCGCGGCAGCAAGAAGCTTGCGCGGCAGGCGGCGGAGGCACGGCGCGCACAGGTTGTCGACAGGGCCACGGGCAAGGACGTCCGTGGAGCTGCCGCTGCCGAACCCGAATGGACGTTCTCCGTCGGCATTGCACGCAGCCAGTGGGCGACCCAGGACTTCCCTTCGGTGGCCGCTGCCGGCAACGTCGAACTGGTGGGCCGGATGCTGGACGCCGGCCTCGACCCCGACTGGACCCAGTTCAAGGGCAACCCGACGGCGTTGATGCTGGCCGCGCGCAGTGGCGAACGGGGTGCGGTGGATCTCCTGCTCGCACGCAGAGCCAAGGTGAACCACCGCACGGACAAGGGACTCACCGCGCTGCACATGGCGCTGTTCAAACCGTCGGCACGCGTGCACGGCCCCATCATTCGCAGCCTCTTGGCCGCGGGTGCCGATCCCAACGTGCCCGACGATGAAGGACAACGACCGCTCCAGCGCGCGCTGGCGCATGCGATGCCGGTGCTCGTGCAGGTATTGCTCGAAGCCGGTGCCGACCCGTTCATTCGCGACCGCGCCGGCCGCATGCCCGCCGACTGGGCGCCAACCGATGGCAAGCACGCCGATACCATCCGCAAGTTGCTGGAGACGGCGCGCAAGGGACGGACGGACGACTGA
- a CDS encoding sigma 54-interacting transcriptional regulator → MPQLLVLPDGRRLPLDKPVVSVGSDATCDAVLLAPGVKPSHALLFRDARGWSVSPAGKGCDIKVRGRRVDLAPLEPGDRFRVGTVELELIEAVESVAGDAAEVAPRRQDGRLVAVLAELSSRLLVQRPPLELLEVAMRGLADVVGADVGFLVAADSREGPRRVLCSTGARPDAAVVDSLVDRVLTSGAPVRVADVAADAALARAPSMEALRLGSALVVPLRVELVPLSVVYLGRKLGAPAFSAVELEEAMALSALTALLLSTRRELTELRAQVEGLTRRIEAATFEGLIGESPSMRALYRQVERLGPTPLNVLVTGETGTGKELVARALHRRSGRRGRLVAINCAALPESLIERELFGHARGAFTGAGTERAGLVEAADGGTLFLDEIGDMPLSLQTRLLRVVQEREVTRLGEHQPRKVDVRVVSATHVALEEAVRRGTFRADLRFRLEEVRVDVPPLRARGEDVLLIAHHVLTQEARKARGFTQKAAEALRGHPFPGNVRELASRVRRAAVLATDELLRPEDLELGGDTEPMIPLEEAREAFVQRYVREAIARCGGSKKDAAAALGIGLRSLFRYLGEGD, encoded by the coding sequence ATGCCCCAGCTTCTGGTCCTCCCCGACGGCCGCCGTCTCCCCTTGGACAAGCCCGTCGTCTCCGTGGGCTCCGACGCCACCTGCGACGCCGTGCTCCTTGCGCCCGGCGTGAAGCCGAGCCACGCGCTGCTGTTCCGCGACGCGCGAGGCTGGAGCGTGTCCCCGGCGGGCAAGGGCTGTGACATCAAGGTGCGAGGGCGGCGCGTGGACCTGGCGCCCCTGGAGCCCGGGGACCGCTTCCGCGTGGGCACGGTGGAGCTGGAGCTCATCGAAGCGGTGGAGTCCGTCGCGGGTGATGCGGCGGAGGTGGCCCCCCGGCGACAGGACGGCCGGCTGGTGGCGGTGCTGGCGGAGCTGTCCTCGCGGCTGCTGGTACAGCGCCCTCCCCTGGAGCTGTTGGAGGTGGCGATGCGGGGGCTCGCCGACGTGGTGGGCGCGGACGTGGGCTTCCTCGTCGCCGCGGACTCTCGGGAGGGACCTCGGCGCGTGCTGTGTTCCACGGGCGCCAGACCCGACGCGGCGGTGGTGGACAGCCTCGTGGACCGGGTGCTGACCTCGGGTGCCCCGGTGCGGGTGGCCGACGTAGCGGCGGACGCGGCGCTGGCCCGGGCGCCCAGCATGGAAGCACTGCGGCTGGGCTCCGCGCTGGTGGTGCCGCTGCGCGTGGAGTTGGTGCCCCTGTCCGTGGTGTACTTGGGACGGAAGTTGGGCGCTCCGGCCTTCTCGGCGGTGGAGCTGGAGGAGGCCATGGCGCTCTCCGCGCTGACGGCGCTGCTCCTGTCGACCCGGCGCGAATTGACGGAGCTGCGCGCGCAGGTGGAGGGCCTCACCCGCCGCATCGAAGCCGCGACGTTCGAGGGGCTCATCGGCGAATCCCCTTCGATGCGCGCCCTCTACCGGCAGGTGGAGCGACTGGGGCCCACGCCGCTCAACGTCCTCGTCACAGGCGAGACAGGGACGGGCAAGGAGCTGGTGGCGCGGGCGCTCCACCGGCGCAGTGGCCGGCGCGGCCGGCTGGTGGCCATCAACTGCGCGGCGCTGCCGGAGAGCCTCATCGAGCGCGAGCTGTTCGGCCATGCGCGTGGCGCGTTCACTGGCGCGGGCACGGAGCGGGCGGGACTGGTGGAAGCGGCCGACGGTGGCACCCTCTTCCTGGATGAGATTGGGGACATGCCGCTGTCGCTCCAGACGCGTTTGCTGCGCGTGGTGCAGGAGCGCGAGGTCACCCGCCTGGGCGAACACCAGCCGCGCAAGGTGGACGTGCGCGTGGTGTCCGCGACCCATGTGGCCCTGGAGGAGGCGGTGCGGCGGGGCACCTTCCGCGCGGACCTGCGCTTCCGGCTGGAAGAAGTGCGTGTGGACGTGCCGCCGCTGAGAGCGCGTGGTGAGGACGTGCTGCTCATCGCCCACCACGTGCTGACGCAAGAGGCGCGCAAGGCGCGAGGCTTCACCCAGAAGGCCGCGGAGGCGCTGCGGGGGCACCCCTTCCCTGGCAACGTGCGAGAGCTGGCATCGCGCGTGCGCCGCGCGGCGGTGCTGGCGACGGACGAGCTGTTGCGCCCCGAGGACCTGGAGCTGGGCGGCGACACCGAGCCCATGATTCCCCTGGAGGAGGCGCGGGAGGCGTTCGTCCAGCGCTACGTGCGGGAGGCCATTGCCCGCTGCGGCGGCAGCAAAAAGGACGCGGCGGCGGCGCTGGGCATCGGCCTTCGCTCGCTGTTTCGCTACCTCGGCGAGGGGGACTGA
- a CDS encoding carboxypeptidase regulatory-like domain-containing protein: MRLIRPSWLWAFLLALSACSSTSTTPSDAGTQPDSGTQNGRIEGQAILEGASSHAGISVSVEGASLSATTATDGRFTLENVAAGTHIVVAKMPGYSEARQSVTVATGAMASVRLDLVRGRGSILGNVKVEGVLDASGVNVTLVETGAKTTTDATGLFTFSDLAQGTYTVALQKTNYLATQQPVEVRGTGSTLVNLSLSRERSSVTGVIQLEGSSNHAGAVVTLVEASLTATTNAEGQFNIQNVMTGTYTLRVRRENYVDAQQTVDVRANQPSQVDLTLLLVRGDVAGTVQLSDGATPSGVTITVTQTGANTTTNAQGQFSFTGLPLGTYTLTAQKEGYAVVQQSVTVRTGAAATVAFTLVRAQGRVVGTALLEGASSHGGITVTLAETGATTTTNGQGSFTFNNVAAGTYTVEARSSGYAVARESVQVQENQSANVSLSLTRERGNVAGVIQLEGGISPADINVTLAGTAFSARTNTAGQFSLTGVPTGSYTLEAQKDGFATGQRTVEVRAGEQAQVSLTLSRARGNISGVVLLEDANTTSGISVALVESNASVLTDAQGRFSFNGLIVGTYTLSAYWTGYEIQERSVVVRNQETTVVNITLRRRPGVVTGTIQLEGESHHEGVTVSLPGHGATATTDAQGHFVLEGVPQGRHTLAASKANYAKAEAALDVREGEPQPVNLSLSRLGALEVSAPKLAVQGGHLTLTGSGFGAERGPFTVTVGGEAVTDFISWSDTQVVARVAHHVAPGEHDIVVTPGVPWRRHTTTSVWVVPQETVAYGAHWGVGVLASNHVSVWGGPSLADIHPIPAGLTDVVSVATSRRTAFALQADGTVVAWGGDLPSDLSVPADLTEVVAIAGGDSFVLALKADGTVVAWGESAIAPSSDVRDVVGIAVTSNASQAFLADGTVVTWGQDNEGQAMPAEQLYLPPHDLVLRVPAR, encoded by the coding sequence ATGCGCCTCATTCGTCCTTCCTGGCTCTGGGCCTTCCTGCTGGCCCTCTCCGCCTGTTCCTCGACCTCCACGACCCCCTCCGACGCGGGGACTCAGCCCGATTCGGGGACGCAGAACGGGCGCATCGAAGGCCAGGCCATCCTGGAGGGGGCCTCGTCCCACGCGGGCATCAGCGTCTCCGTGGAAGGCGCTTCGCTGAGCGCCACCACGGCCACTGACGGCCGCTTCACCCTGGAGAACGTCGCCGCGGGCACGCACATCGTGGTGGCGAAAATGCCCGGCTACTCGGAGGCCCGACAGTCCGTCACGGTCGCCACGGGAGCAATGGCCTCCGTGAGGCTCGACCTCGTGCGTGGGCGGGGTTCAATCCTCGGCAATGTCAAGGTGGAGGGCGTCCTGGATGCCTCGGGCGTCAACGTCACCCTGGTGGAGACGGGCGCCAAAACGACCACGGACGCGACGGGGCTCTTCACCTTCTCTGACCTGGCCCAGGGCACCTACACGGTGGCGCTCCAGAAGACGAACTACCTGGCGACGCAGCAGCCGGTGGAGGTGCGGGGCACGGGCTCAACCCTGGTCAACCTCTCCCTGTCGCGCGAGCGGAGCAGCGTGACCGGCGTCATCCAGCTCGAAGGCTCGAGCAACCACGCCGGCGCCGTCGTCACCCTGGTGGAAGCGTCCCTCACTGCGACCACGAATGCCGAGGGGCAGTTCAACATCCAGAACGTGATGACGGGCACGTACACCCTGCGGGTGCGGCGGGAGAACTACGTGGACGCGCAGCAGACCGTGGATGTCCGCGCGAACCAGCCGAGCCAGGTCGACCTGACGTTGTTGCTCGTACGCGGGGACGTGGCGGGCACCGTCCAGTTGTCGGACGGAGCCACCCCCTCGGGTGTCACCATCACCGTGACGCAGACGGGCGCCAACACGACGACGAACGCGCAAGGCCAGTTCTCCTTCACCGGGCTTCCGCTGGGCACCTACACCCTGACCGCACAGAAGGAGGGCTACGCGGTGGTGCAGCAATCCGTCACGGTGCGCACGGGCGCTGCGGCCACGGTCGCCTTCACGCTGGTACGGGCCCAGGGGCGCGTGGTGGGCACGGCCCTGCTCGAGGGCGCGAGCAGCCACGGCGGCATCACCGTCACGCTGGCGGAGACGGGGGCCACCACGACCACGAACGGCCAGGGCAGCTTCACCTTCAACAACGTGGCCGCGGGCACGTACACGGTGGAAGCGCGGTCGAGCGGCTATGCCGTGGCGCGCGAGTCCGTCCAGGTGCAGGAGAACCAGTCGGCCAACGTCTCGCTCTCGCTGACGCGCGAGCGGGGCAACGTGGCTGGTGTCATCCAACTCGAGGGCGGAATCTCGCCGGCGGACATCAACGTCACCCTGGCGGGGACGGCCTTCAGCGCGCGCACGAACACCGCGGGCCAGTTCTCCCTCACCGGCGTCCCCACGGGCTCCTACACCTTGGAGGCCCAGAAGGACGGCTTCGCCACGGGCCAACGTACCGTGGAGGTTCGCGCCGGCGAGCAGGCCCAGGTCAGCCTGACGCTGTCCCGCGCTCGCGGGAACATCTCGGGCGTGGTCCTGCTGGAGGACGCCAACACCACCTCGGGCATTTCGGTGGCGCTGGTGGAGAGCAACGCCTCCGTGTTGACGGACGCCCAGGGCCGCTTCTCCTTCAATGGCCTCATCGTGGGGACGTACACGCTGTCCGCCTATTGGACGGGCTATGAGATTCAAGAGCGGAGCGTGGTGGTTCGGAATCAGGAGACCACGGTGGTCAACATCACGCTGCGGCGCAGGCCCGGCGTGGTGACGGGCACCATCCAGCTCGAAGGCGAAAGCCACCACGAGGGTGTCACCGTGTCGCTCCCTGGCCATGGCGCCACCGCGACGACGGATGCCCAGGGACACTTCGTCCTCGAGGGCGTGCCCCAGGGGCGCCACACCCTGGCGGCCAGCAAGGCGAACTACGCGAAGGCGGAGGCCGCGCTGGACGTGCGCGAAGGCGAGCCCCAGCCGGTCAACCTGTCGCTGTCGCGACTGGGCGCGCTCGAGGTCTCCGCGCCCAAGCTGGCGGTGCAGGGGGGACACCTGACCTTGACGGGCTCCGGCTTCGGCGCCGAGCGCGGCCCCTTCACCGTCACGGTGGGAGGAGAAGCCGTCACCGACTTCATCTCCTGGTCCGACACGCAGGTGGTGGCGCGGGTGGCGCACCACGTCGCTCCGGGCGAGCACGACATCGTCGTGACGCCGGGTGTGCCCTGGCGGCGGCACACCACCACCTCCGTGTGGGTGGTGCCCCAGGAGACCGTCGCCTACGGGGCGCATTGGGGCGTGGGTGTCCTTGCTTCCAATCACGTCTCCGTCTGGGGTGGGCCGTCCCTGGCCGACATCCACCCGATTCCGGCGGGGCTCACCGACGTGGTGAGTGTGGCCACGTCGCGAAGGACCGCCTTCGCCCTCCAGGCGGATGGCACCGTGGTGGCGTGGGGCGGTGACCTTCCCTCGGACCTGAGTGTCCCCGCCGACCTCACGGAGGTTGTGGCCATCGCGGGAGGCGATTCCTTCGTCCTGGCGTTGAAGGCGGATGGCACCGTCGTGGCCTGGGGCGAAAGCGCCATCGCCCCGTCCTCCGACGTGAGGGACGTGGTAGGCATTGCGGTCACGAGCAACGCCAGCCAGGCCTTCCTCGCCGATGGCACCGTGGTGACGTGGGGGCAGGATAACGAAGGACAGGCAATGCCTGCCGAGCAGCTCTACCTGCCGCCGCACGACCTGGTCCTGCGCGTCCCGGCTCGCTAG
- a CDS encoding Dickkopf N-terminal cysteine-rich domain-containing protein yields the protein MNLTETTMKHVVMGLFLALTVMGCGSTKDDDGEGPDGNPNEQDAGLCSASKACPSGQFCFNGLCALGCQSNGDCAADQYCDTEDTGTLVSYCKNKKVPTCSSNSQCLSNQVCIEGLCSLAPPANPPSCNPNTSDFKDGCDTYAVCLDAADEGSQQPYCASFAPCPEDGVCPTGLGGAVCNDGYLPNKGRFCMQGLCSDNSNCPSAWSCVKPFSGAVLGFCSPGAFGFPCAENSHCKSGQCFGAPGVMGTCM from the coding sequence ATGAACCTGACGGAGACGACGATGAAGCATGTGGTGATGGGATTGTTCCTGGCGCTGACGGTCATGGGCTGCGGCAGCACGAAGGACGATGACGGTGAGGGGCCCGACGGCAACCCCAACGAGCAGGACGCGGGGCTGTGCAGCGCGAGCAAGGCATGTCCCTCCGGGCAGTTCTGCTTCAACGGCCTGTGTGCCCTCGGCTGCCAGTCGAACGGGGACTGCGCGGCGGACCAGTACTGTGACACCGAGGACACGGGCACGCTCGTCTCCTATTGCAAGAACAAGAAGGTGCCGACCTGCTCCTCCAACAGCCAGTGCCTGAGCAACCAGGTCTGCATCGAGGGCCTGTGCAGCCTGGCGCCTCCGGCCAACCCGCCCTCGTGCAACCCGAACACCAGCGACTTCAAGGACGGCTGCGACACCTATGCGGTGTGCCTGGACGCAGCGGACGAGGGCTCGCAGCAGCCGTACTGCGCCAGCTTCGCGCCCTGCCCCGAGGATGGCGTGTGCCCCACGGGCCTGGGCGGCGCGGTGTGCAACGACGGCTACCTGCCCAACAAGGGCCGCTTCTGCATGCAGGGGCTCTGCAGTGACAACTCGAACTGCCCCTCGGCGTGGAGCTGCGTGAAGCCCTTCTCCGGCGCGGTCCTCGGGTTCTGCAGCCCGGGTGCCTTCGGCTTCCCGTGCGCGGAGAACAGCCACTGCAAGAGCGGCCAGTGCTTTGGCGCGCCGGGCGTCATGGGCACCTGCATGTAG
- a CDS encoding DUF1993 domain-containing protein codes for MSIYEMTIPCFAQMLRALQGFLKKGEAHARELGCDSKNLLQSRLAPDMYNLASQVQFACTQAQEAVLRLGHQPLSALDAPEDMEQANALIERTLQLLSSADRARIEEGAQRQLSIELPNGMAFDMTGSEYARNWVTPQFYFHLVTAYSILRHNGVQLGKADYVPHMFAYLRQPAT; via the coding sequence ATGTCGATTTACGAAATGACCATTCCCTGCTTCGCGCAGATGCTGCGCGCGTTGCAAGGCTTCCTGAAGAAGGGGGAGGCACATGCTCGCGAGCTGGGCTGCGACTCGAAGAACCTGCTCCAGTCGCGACTGGCACCTGACATGTACAATCTGGCCAGCCAGGTGCAGTTCGCCTGTACCCAGGCGCAGGAAGCAGTGCTGCGGCTTGGCCATCAGCCACTGTCGGCGCTCGACGCGCCGGAGGACATGGAACAAGCGAACGCCTTGATTGAGCGAACGCTACAACTGCTGTCGAGCGCTGACAGGGCACGGATAGAGGAAGGCGCACAACGCCAACTGTCCATCGAGTTGCCCAATGGCATGGCCTTCGACATGACCGGCAGCGAATACGCGCGGAACTGGGTGACACCGCAGTTCTACTTTCACCTCGTCACGGCCTACAGCATTCTGCGGCACAACGGTGTGCAGCTTGGCAAGGCCGACTACGTCCCGCACATGTTCGCCTACCTGCGCCAGCCAGCGACCTGA